Proteins encoded by one window of Salvia splendens isolate huo1 chromosome 7, SspV2, whole genome shotgun sequence:
- the LOC121742095 gene encoding serine/threonine protein phosphatase 2A regulatory subunit B''beta-like, with protein MDLDFNGDITCLDAELLQIQNVSPLAIKANPSVAEKLFNQWLSLPETNSLVKSLLNNAKGGGPLNASGTASSNTAASNTFPSMFPSGSTPPLSPRSSGSPRIIKRAGPSALGLKAVKEPVKELIPQFYFQNGRPPPNEMKERCLFRINQFFYGHVDGLQIHEFKPVTKKICKLPSFFSSVLFKKIDTKGAGIVTRDAFVDYWINRMLTKDLATQLFTILKQQENRHLVQDDFKPVLRELLTTHPGLEFLQGTLEFQERYAETVIYRIFYYVNRAGNSRLTLKELRRSNLIAAMQHADEEEDINKVLRYFSYEHFYVIYCKFWELDSDHDFLIDKENLIRYGNHALTYRIVDRIFSQVPRKFTSKVEGKMGYEDFVYFILSEEDKSSDLSLEYWFKCIDLDGNGIITRNEMQFFYEEQLHRMECMAQEPVLFEDILCQIVDMVHPEDESYFTLLDIKGSRLSGSVFNILFNLNKFMAFESRDPFLIRQERENPSLTEWDRFAHREYIRLSMEEDAEDASNGSDNNWDEPLEAPF; from the exons ATGGATTTGGATTTTAATGGAGATATTACGTGCCTCGATGCTGAACTATTGCAAATTCAGAATGTGTCGCCGTTGGCAATTAAAGCCAATCCCTCTGTTGCCGAAAAACTATTTAATCAGTGGCTTTCGCTTCCTGAAACAAATTCCTTG GTAAAATCCTTGCTCAATAATGCTAAGGGAGGCGGCCCGTTGAATGCTTCTGGAACAGCAAGCTCAAATACTGCAGCTAGCAATACATTTCCTTCTATGTTTCCTTCAGGTAGTACACCACCACTATCACCAAGGAGTTCAGGTTCTCCTCGAATCATCAAGAGGGCAGGCCCTTCTGCCTTAGGCTTGAAAGCAGTGAAAGAGCCTGTGAAAGAGCTCATACCTCAG ttttatttccAAAATGGTCGGCCACCACCTAATGAAATGAAAGAGCGGTGCTTGTTTAGAATCAACCAATTTTTTTATGGTCATGTGGATGGACTGCAAATACATG AATTTAAACCAGTGACGAAGAAAATTTGCAAGCTCCcgtctttcttttcttctgtaCTGTTTAAAAAGATTGATACTAAGGGTGCTGGAATTGTGACCAG AGATGCATTTGTTGATTATTGGATTAATAGAATGTTAACCAAGGATCTGGCAACACAGTTATTTACAATCTTGAAGCAGCAAGAGAACAGGCACTTGGTCCAG GATGACTTTAAACCTGTTCTTCGAGAACTTTTAACCACTCATCCTGGGTTGGAATTCCTACAGGGTACGCTCGAATTTCAAGAAAGATATG CTGAAACTGTAATATACAGAATATTTTACTATGTGAATAGAGCGGGTAATAGTCGTCTTACACTAAAAGAGCTGAGACGCTCAAACCTGATTGCCGCAATGCAGCATGCAGATGAAGAAGAGGATATTAATAAAGTTTTGAG GTACTTCTCATATGAGCATTTTTATGTGATATACTGCAAGTTCTGGGAACTGGACTCGGATCATGATTTTTTGATTGACAAAGAAAACCTCATCAGATATGGTAACCACGCACTTACCTACAGGATTGTTGATAGAATATTTTCCCAG GTTCCGAGAAAGTTCACCAGTAAGGTTGAAGGAAAGATGGGATATGAAGATTTCGTCTACTTCATATTGTCAGAGGAGGATAAATCATCTGACCTTAGTCTTGAGTATTG GTTCAAGTGCATAGATTTGGATGGTAATGGAATTATAACAAGGAATGAAATGCAATTCTTTTATGAGGAGCAGTTGCATAGAATGGAATGCATGGCCCAAGAGCCTGTGCTTTTCGAAGATATATTGTGTCAAATTGTGGACATGGTTCATCCAGAG GATGAGAGCTATTTTACACTGCTAGATATAAAAGGAAGCAGACTTTCTGGCAGTGTTTTCAATATCCTGTTTAACCTTAATAAGTTTATGGCTTTCGAGTCTCGTGATCCTTTTCTAATTCGGCAG GAGCGCGAGAACCCTAGTTTGACAGAATGGGATCGATTTGCTCACCGGGAATACATTAGGCTCTCAATGGAGGAAGATGCAGAAGATGCCTCTAATGGAAGTGATAATAATTGGGATGAACCACTCGAGGCTCCTTTTTGA